In Ruminiclostridium josui JCM 17888, the genomic window TATTTTTATTATATTTAAAAAAACGGAGGCACCTAGATGAAAGTTATATGCTCTAAAGAAAATTTACTAAACGGAATTAATATAGTTCAAAAAGCAGTTTCAACAAAAACAACTTTACCAATACTTGAAGGAATATTACTTAATGCTGAGGATAAATTTAAGTTAACCGGAAATGACCTAGAAATAGGTATAGAGTGTTACGTTGAAGCAGATATAAGAAGTACGGGTTCAATTGTTATAAATTCTAAAATATTTGGAGATATTGTAAGGAGATTACCTGATTCAGAAGTACTTATTGAAGTTACATCAAATAATCTGGTAGTTGTCGAATGTGAAAATTCACATTTTGAGATAAAAGGAATAAATCCATCAGGATATCCTTCATTGCCTGTTGTGGAAAAAGAAAATATTCTATCATTGACACAAGGTGATTTAAAAGATATGATCAGACAAACTGTGTTTGCGGTGGGTTCTGACGAAAATAGACCTGTGTTGACAGGATCTCTGATTGAAGTAAAAGATAAAGAATTGGTTATTGTTTCAATAGATGGATTTAGGCTAGCTTTGAGAAGAAAGATTTTAGAAAGTGATATTAATGATTTTAGTGTTATTGTACCTGGAAAAACCTTAAATGAAATTTCTAAAATTCTTCAGCCTACTGATGATGAAGTTTCTGTTTACAGCTCTAATAATCAGGTTGTATTCGATGCTAAGTCATGGAGAATAGTTTCTCGCCTTATTGAAGGTAAATTTTTAAATTATAATAGCTTGCTCAACAAAG contains:
- the dnaN gene encoding DNA polymerase III subunit beta, which produces MKVICSKENLLNGINIVQKAVSTKTTLPILEGILLNAEDKFKLTGNDLEIGIECYVEADIRSTGSIVINSKIFGDIVRRLPDSEVLIEVTSNNLVVVECENSHFEIKGINPSGYPSLPVVEKENILSLTQGDLKDMIRQTVFAVGSDENRPVLTGSLIEVKDKELVIVSIDGFRLALRRKILESDINDFSVIVPGKTLNEISKILQPTDDEVSVYSSNNQVVFDAKSWRIVSRLIEGKFLNYNSLLNKDFETKVIINIKEFQSSLERASLISMNDKNSPVKLFIGNDKIVITSNADLGNVREEVKAEIEGNNLEIGYNPAFLIDALKAIDEERASVYFITTNAPCTLRPLIESNNDFAYLIQAVRI